From one Candidatus Rhodoluna planktonica genomic stretch:
- a CDS encoding phage holin family protein: MIRFLVGTVINAIGLWVTTLCIPAIKLQPYGGTDIWATIGSFLLVGAVFGLVNAIIAPVIKVLAFPLYILTFGLISFLINGALLVFVAWLSSLWANDVLTIYGLTTEGLEIASLGWAVLGSIVMSITAFVTRAVFKAVRIL, from the coding sequence ATGATTCGTTTTCTAGTTGGAACTGTTATCAATGCAATTGGCCTCTGGGTAACCACCCTGTGCATCCCAGCCATCAAGCTTCAGCCGTATGGCGGAACCGATATTTGGGCGACGATTGGCTCGTTTTTGCTGGTCGGAGCCGTATTCGGTCTGGTCAACGCGATTATTGCACCGGTCATCAAGGTTTTGGCGTTTCCGCTCTACATCCTTACTTTTGGCCTGATTTCTTTCTTGATCAACGGTGCGCTGCTAGTTTTTGTTGCCTGGTTGTCTAGCCTTTGGGCAAACGATGTCTTGACGATTTACGGGCTAACCACCGAAGGTCTCGAAATTGCCTCACTTGGCTGGGCAGTCTTGGGCTCGATTGTGATGAGCATTACTGCCTTCGTAACTCGCGCGGTATTCAAGGCTGTTCGAATTCTGTAA
- a CDS encoding DUF308 domain-containing protein: MKIGQFLRALVALGVGIFITFSQDHSAALGLIAIVIFSLATAAVTTVEAFAIKGSAKIETIPAIVLGIVIGSLGLMVTENQTQAFVLLVAAWGILAGSFELYQARSVGLKTQNGRDYLISAVFSLVLGALFIINPLDIVSMVGFFGAFAVMSGVHLGIAAFTPGK; encoded by the coding sequence GTGAAAATCGGTCAGTTTTTGAGAGCCCTAGTCGCCCTTGGCGTTGGCATCTTTATTACCTTTAGCCAAGACCACAGTGCGGCCCTTGGGTTGATTGCAATCGTCATCTTCTCGTTGGCAACTGCGGCGGTTACCACCGTTGAGGCCTTCGCCATCAAGGGTTCGGCAAAAATCGAGACAATTCCGGCAATTGTTTTGGGAATTGTCATAGGCTCACTAGGTTTGATGGTCACTGAAAACCAAACCCAAGCTTTTGTGCTGCTTGTCGCCGCCTGGGGAATTCTGGCCGGGTCTTTTGAGCTATACCAAGCAAGAAGTGTCGGGCTCAAAACTCAAAATGGTCGCGATTACCTAATTTCGGCAGTTTTCAGTTTGGTGCTGGGCGCCCTGTTCATCATCAACCCGCTCGATATCGTCTCGATGGTTGGTTTCTTCGGGGCATTTGCCGTGATGTCAGGGGTTCACCTTGGCATCGCTGCATTCACTCCTGGCAAATAA
- the purB gene encoding adenylosuccinate lyase: MSNLSVQPLSPLDGRYRAAVADLGNYLSEAGLNRARIQVEIEWLIHLANRDLLGTNTPISEVEAAKLRAIVTNFSDADVAELAKTEATTKHDVKAVEYFIRAKLSELGRNDLLELTHFACTSEDINNLSYAITVRDAIENVWLPKVTVLLTKLRELAAKYADSAMLSRTHGQPATPTTMGKELAVFVHRLERQIKRIKATEYLGKFSGATGTFSAHVVAAPLLNWPKESEDFVTSLGLTWNPLTTQIESHDWQAELYSAVAHFNAILHNLCTDIWTYISLAYFKQIPVAGATGSSTMPHKINPIRFENAESNLELSNAILNSLASTLITSRLQRDLTDSSSQRNIGLGFGHSLLAIDNVTRGLAEIDLSESVLSADLSDNWEILGEAIQTVIRAEVAAGRSNISDPYALLKELTRGKRLSGEDMVAFVNQLEIGQAAKDRLLALRPHTYVGLASELAKRIN, translated from the coding sequence GTGAGTAATCTTTCGGTGCAACCTCTTTCTCCCCTCGATGGCCGCTACCGCGCTGCGGTCGCCGACTTAGGTAATTACCTAAGCGAAGCCGGTTTAAACCGTGCCCGCATCCAAGTTGAAATTGAGTGGCTAATTCACCTAGCTAACCGTGATTTGCTGGGCACGAACACCCCGATTAGCGAGGTTGAGGCCGCTAAGTTGCGCGCCATCGTAACTAATTTCAGCGACGCGGATGTAGCCGAGCTGGCGAAGACCGAAGCCACCACCAAGCACGACGTTAAAGCTGTCGAGTATTTCATTCGTGCCAAGCTAAGCGAACTTGGTCGCAACGATTTGCTCGAACTTACTCACTTTGCCTGCACCAGCGAAGACATCAACAACTTGAGCTATGCGATTACCGTGCGCGATGCCATCGAAAACGTTTGGTTGCCTAAGGTGACCGTGCTGCTAACCAAACTTCGCGAACTGGCGGCAAAATATGCCGATTCGGCCATGCTTTCTAGAACCCACGGGCAGCCGGCAACACCAACCACAATGGGCAAAGAATTAGCGGTTTTTGTACACCGCCTAGAGCGCCAAATTAAGCGAATCAAAGCCACCGAATACCTAGGTAAATTCTCTGGCGCGACGGGAACCTTCTCGGCACATGTGGTCGCCGCGCCACTGTTGAACTGGCCGAAAGAGTCTGAAGATTTTGTAACCTCGCTGGGCCTAACCTGGAACCCGCTCACCACCCAGATCGAATCTCACGACTGGCAGGCCGAGCTCTATTCCGCGGTAGCTCACTTCAACGCAATCTTGCACAACCTCTGCACCGACATCTGGACCTACATCTCGCTGGCATACTTCAAACAGATTCCGGTAGCTGGAGCAACCGGCTCGTCGACCATGCCCCACAAGATCAACCCGATCCGATTCGAAAATGCCGAATCAAACCTTGAACTTTCCAACGCAATTTTGAACAGCTTGGCTTCAACCTTGATTACCAGCCGTTTGCAGCGAGACCTGACCGACTCGTCGTCTCAGCGCAACATCGGCCTTGGTTTTGGGCATTCGCTACTGGCCATCGATAACGTAACTCGCGGTCTAGCCGAGATTGATCTGAGTGAGAGCGTTCTGAGCGCCGACCTAAGCGACAACTGGGAGATTTTGGGCGAGGCCATTCAGACGGTTATCCGCGCAGAGGTTGCCGCCGGCCGTTCAAACATCAGCGACCCATACGCTCTGCTCAAAGAATTGACTCGCGGCAAACGACTAAGCGGCGAAGACATGGTTGCTTTTGTAAATCAGCTTGAAATTGGTCAAGCGGCAAAAGATCGCCTGCTGGCACTGCGCCCACACACCTACGTCGGCTTGGCGAGCGAGCTAGCAAAAAGAATTAATTAG
- a CDS encoding lipase family protein: protein MGALDVYGGSAKVVATLAEINRVSWQLMLADQALAEQLDWSDYLDQPISRIGLALEAPEIRRKISELQTACLAASESYFSTEAQNLAEFENLFALSAPVAATAVLVAANLAGFLQDKAVVVDLPKLQNTRPVAPNSIEVFAKNLRQTESFGLSHIRIDSFNHAAGKIHVVYVPGTQTINLLPGKNPLDVGSNLRAMAHPGFAASERAISQALTTAVKPSERVIFVGHSQGGLIAANLASKSQHFRTVGLVTFGSPIAQLANSLQTPTIAVEHKNDPVPKLSLRPNPNHENWVTVQREHRFDANDSVNDLVEVHAMNSYQQTASQIDTWQLSDDQASESGLARLKNQVLEQVSSAEQGESRYFKLQQQTD, encoded by the coding sequence ATGGGCGCTCTAGATGTCTACGGCGGCTCGGCAAAAGTGGTGGCCACCCTGGCAGAAATAAACCGGGTTTCGTGGCAACTGATGTTGGCCGATCAGGCACTCGCCGAACAGCTTGACTGGTCAGATTATCTAGATCAACCAATCAGTCGAATCGGCCTCGCGCTTGAAGCCCCAGAAATTAGGCGAAAAATTTCTGAACTGCAAACCGCCTGCCTAGCCGCAAGCGAAAGCTATTTTTCGACCGAGGCACAAAATCTGGCCGAATTTGAAAACCTTTTTGCGCTCAGCGCCCCGGTTGCGGCAACTGCGGTGCTGGTGGCCGCCAACCTGGCGGGGTTTTTGCAAGATAAAGCAGTCGTTGTCGATTTACCCAAATTACAAAACACCCGGCCAGTTGCGCCGAACAGCATCGAGGTTTTTGCAAAAAACCTGCGACAAACTGAAAGCTTTGGGTTGTCCCACATCCGAATCGATAGCTTCAACCACGCTGCCGGCAAAATACACGTGGTTTATGTCCCCGGCACACAAACCATCAACCTACTGCCAGGCAAAAACCCACTCGATGTCGGTTCTAATCTGCGCGCGATGGCACATCCGGGCTTTGCCGCAAGCGAGCGGGCCATCAGCCAGGCTTTGACAACCGCGGTCAAGCCGAGCGAACGCGTAATTTTTGTCGGTCACTCTCAAGGTGGGCTTATTGCCGCCAATTTAGCCAGCAAAAGCCAGCATTTTCGAACCGTCGGATTAGTGACTTTCGGTTCACCGATTGCGCAGTTGGCCAATTCGCTGCAGACGCCGACAATTGCGGTTGAACACAAAAATGATCCGGTGCCCAAACTTAGTTTGCGACCTAATCCAAATCACGAAAACTGGGTAACTGTGCAACGCGAGCACCGATTTGATGCCAACGATTCGGTCAACGACTTGGTTGAGGTGCACGCTATGAACAGTTATCAACAAACCGCTTCGCAAATCGATACCTGGCAACTTAGCGACGATCAGGCAAGTGAAAGTGGGTTGGCCAGGCTAAAAAACCAAGTTTTAGAACAGGTCTCGTCAGCCGAACAGGGCGAATCTAGGTACTTCAAACTTCAGCAGCAAACCGATTAG
- a CDS encoding metal ABC transporter ATP-binding protein — translation MTKPVLKITNATLAFGERTLWSDLNLSVDPGEFIAVIGSNGSGKSSLLKAILGQQELDQGTIEIAGHQKGHGCTEIGYIPQHRGNDGSVPVRAKELIRFGLDGHKFGFSWPSPSKRKKITEVLRAVNAESYANKPIGQLSGGELQRVRVGQAVISNPQLILADEPLSALDLQQQKAIAELLDAKRREQNAAVLFVTHDVNPILSMVDRVLYLANGKFKIGAPDEVLRSSVLSELYGTPVDVVRNQGRIAVMGVQDHHHHGDDEVWN, via the coding sequence GTGACGAAACCGGTTCTAAAAATTACCAACGCCACTTTGGCGTTTGGCGAGCGTACCCTGTGGAGTGATCTGAATCTCTCGGTCGACCCGGGTGAATTTATCGCCGTGATCGGCTCAAACGGGTCGGGTAAAAGTTCGTTGCTAAAGGCCATTTTGGGTCAACAAGAACTAGATCAGGGCACCATCGAAATTGCAGGTCACCAAAAAGGTCACGGCTGCACCGAGATCGGCTACATTCCGCAGCATCGGGGAAACGACGGTTCGGTGCCGGTGCGTGCAAAAGAACTAATTCGCTTTGGGCTCGACGGACACAAATTTGGTTTTAGCTGGCCGTCGCCAAGCAAGCGAAAAAAAATCACTGAAGTGCTGCGGGCGGTAAACGCCGAAAGTTATGCCAATAAACCTATTGGTCAACTTAGCGGTGGCGAACTTCAGCGAGTGCGGGTGGGACAGGCTGTCATTTCAAACCCGCAACTCATTTTGGCGGACGAACCGCTTAGCGCTCTGGATCTGCAGCAGCAGAAAGCAATCGCTGAATTGCTCGATGCCAAGCGGCGTGAACAAAACGCTGCAGTTCTTTTCGTAACCCACGACGTGAATCCAATCCTGTCAATGGTTGATCGAGTGCTCTATCTGGCAAATGGAAAATTCAAAATCGGGGCCCCGGATGAAGTTCTACGCAGTTCGGTCTTGAGCGAGCTTTACGGAACACCGGTTGATGTGGTTAGAAATCAAGGTCGAATTGCTGTCATGGGCGTTCAAGATCACCACCATCACGGCGATGACGAGGTCTGGAACTGA
- a CDS encoding alpha-ketoacid dehydrogenase subunit beta codes for MTNFVEMSIAKAITAGLRKAMQDDPKVLVFGEDVAELGGVFRVTEGLHAEFGDKRVFNSPIAEAGIVGTAIGLAMRGYRPVAEIQFDGFIFPAFNQITTQLAKMQNRAEGHTKMPVVIRVPYGGGIGAVEHHSESPEGYFARTAGLRVISPSTPNDAYWMIQQAIASTDPVMFFEPKRRYWQKGPVNLDAPPSGMHSARVLREGSQVTVAAYGPMIQVAMQAAEIAAAEGTSLEVIDIRSMSPIDFAAIVESVKKTGRLIVAHEDSTFISVSSEIAAKVAELAFFHLEAPVLRVGGFDVPYPAAKLEEKFLPDADRILEAVDRSLAY; via the coding sequence ATGACCAACTTTGTTGAGATGTCAATTGCCAAGGCAATCACCGCTGGTTTGCGAAAGGCTATGCAAGACGACCCAAAGGTTCTGGTTTTTGGTGAAGACGTAGCCGAGTTGGGTGGCGTGTTCCGCGTGACTGAGGGCTTGCACGCTGAGTTTGGCGATAAACGTGTTTTCAACTCGCCCATTGCTGAGGCTGGAATTGTAGGAACCGCTATCGGTTTGGCCATGCGTGGCTACCGCCCGGTTGCCGAAATCCAGTTTGACGGCTTTATTTTTCCAGCTTTCAACCAGATCACCACCCAGCTGGCCAAAATGCAAAACCGCGCTGAAGGCCACACCAAAATGCCGGTGGTAATCCGCGTTCCATACGGTGGCGGTATCGGTGCCGTAGAACACCACAGCGAAAGCCCCGAGGGTTATTTTGCCCGCACTGCCGGTCTACGTGTGATTAGCCCGAGCACACCAAACGACGCCTACTGGATGATTCAGCAGGCCATCGCTTCAACTGACCCGGTCATGTTCTTTGAGCCAAAGCGCCGCTACTGGCAAAAAGGCCCGGTCAACCTAGACGCACCACCTTCGGGCATGCACTCGGCTCGAGTGTTGCGCGAGGGCAGTCAGGTAACCGTTGCCGCTTATGGGCCAATGATTCAGGTGGCTATGCAGGCTGCAGAAATCGCTGCTGCCGAGGGAACTTCGCTTGAGGTAATCGACATCCGCTCGATGTCGCCGATTGATTTCGCCGCAATAGTTGAGTCGGTCAAAAAAACCGGCCGCCTAATCGTGGCTCACGAAGACAGCACTTTTATTTCGGTTAGTTCCGAAATCGCCGCCAAAGTTGCTGAATTGGCGTTCTTCCACCTTGAGGCCCCGGTGCTTCGCGTCGGCGGTTTCGATGTTCCTTATCCGGCAGCAAAACTGGAAGAGAAGTTTCTGCCTGACGCCGACCGCATTCTCGAAGCAGTAGACCGCTCGCTGGCCTATTAG
- a CDS encoding thiamine pyrophosphate-dependent dehydrogenase E1 component subunit alpha — MSLEEHANVPTVQLLSPEGEYGVPKQFAEYAQFIEQLTEADFLKFYRDMSRMRRFDAEATALQRQGQLGLWIPAIGQEAAQIGSGYAVGNNDHIFPSYREHGVAITHGIDLLSILKMLRGVNHGGWNPDETRFHLYAIVLGTQVVHATGYAMGVAFDGNVATGNPEQDQAVITYLGDGATAEGEVSESLLFAAINNSPLVFFIQNNQWAISSRTSAQTRVPLYQRGAGFGVPGIRIDGNDVLAAYAVTKKHMDDARNGAGPALIEALTYRIGAHTTSDDPTKYRDQAEVDYWAARDPLIRLERFLRRQGIGQDFFDECAQAGELLSTEIREQIFSMPNPPIENMFKYVYSESHPLIEEQLAWLEQYEAGFEGGH; from the coding sequence ATGAGTCTTGAAGAACATGCAAATGTGCCTACCGTGCAATTGCTCTCTCCCGAGGGCGAATATGGCGTGCCCAAGCAATTTGCTGAATATGCTCAATTTATCGAGCAGCTAACCGAGGCCGACTTTCTAAAGTTTTACCGCGATATGTCGCGCATGCGTCGTTTTGATGCCGAAGCTACCGCGCTTCAACGCCAGGGTCAGTTGGGCCTTTGGATTCCGGCCATCGGTCAAGAGGCCGCACAAATTGGCTCTGGTTACGCGGTCGGTAACAACGACCACATTTTCCCCAGCTATCGCGAACACGGCGTAGCCATCACTCACGGAATTGACCTGCTGTCGATTTTGAAAATGCTGCGCGGTGTAAACCACGGTGGCTGGAACCCAGATGAAACTCGCTTCCACCTGTATGCGATTGTGCTTGGTACTCAAGTTGTGCACGCCACCGGTTATGCCATGGGCGTCGCTTTTGACGGCAATGTTGCCACCGGCAATCCCGAGCAAGACCAAGCCGTAATCACCTATCTCGGTGATGGCGCAACCGCTGAAGGTGAAGTATCCGAGTCGCTACTTTTCGCGGCCATCAACAATTCCCCGCTGGTCTTTTTCATCCAAAACAACCAGTGGGCAATTTCATCCCGAACCAGTGCCCAAACTAGAGTTCCGCTGTATCAGCGCGGCGCTGGCTTTGGTGTGCCCGGTATTCGCATCGACGGCAACGACGTGTTGGCTGCCTATGCAGTCACAAAAAAACACATGGATGACGCCCGCAACGGCGCCGGACCGGCGCTAATCGAGGCACTCACCTATCGAATTGGCGCACACACCACCTCTGATGACCCAACCAAATATCGCGACCAGGCCGAAGTTGACTACTGGGCTGCTCGCGATCCGCTGATTAGGCTCGAACGATTTTTGCGTCGTCAGGGCATTGGCCAAGATTTCTTTGATGAGTGTGCCCAGGCTGGTGAATTGCTTTCAACTGAAATTCGCGAGCAAATTTTCTCGATGCCGAATCCGCCAATTGAGAACATGTTCAAATACGTTTATTCAGAATCGCATCCGCTGATTGAAGAGCAATTGGCCTGGCTAGAGCAGTACGAAGCCGGCTTCGAAGGAGGTCACTGA
- a CDS encoding dihydrolipoamide acetyltransferase family protein, producing MTQIAYFNLPDVGEGLTEAEIISWKVKPGDTVSVNQVIVEIETAKSLVELPCPFAGEVAELLAKEGDTVEVGKPIISAMVADGAVGVVSTNTQAIPLINPEAAAAHDIIADAAAKVVTEEKNVTLVGYGVPHGQAASRRQRRGPVVPTTAAVAAAAAELPVAHNPASELPIATPDLPHEPVVAKPPVRKLARDLNVDISTVRGSGIGGEITREDILAGATQASVFRNLTTPEAPKEREERIPVKGVRKAIASAMVKSAFTAPHVSIFVDVDATRTMEYVKRLKNSTDFAGVKVTPLLIMAKAMIWAVRRNPTVNSTWTDEEIIVHNYVNFGIAAATPRGLIVPNIKDADKMSMLELAKSIEQLAVTAREGKTSPQEMSNGTITLTNIGVFGVDTGTPILNPGEVGIVALGSIRPKPWVVNNEIVVRQITTIGATFDHRVVDGDVASRFVQDVASVIEEPALLLD from the coding sequence ATGACACAAATTGCTTACTTCAATCTGCCAGATGTTGGCGAAGGCCTAACCGAAGCCGAAATCATTTCGTGGAAGGTGAAGCCGGGAGACACCGTGTCGGTCAACCAGGTGATTGTTGAAATCGAGACTGCTAAATCGCTAGTTGAGTTGCCCTGTCCTTTTGCCGGCGAGGTTGCTGAATTGTTGGCAAAAGAGGGCGACACCGTTGAGGTTGGCAAGCCAATTATTTCGGCGATGGTAGCCGATGGTGCAGTTGGTGTGGTTTCGACCAACACTCAAGCCATTCCGCTGATCAACCCAGAGGCCGCTGCCGCTCACGACATCATCGCCGATGCTGCTGCCAAGGTTGTTACCGAAGAAAAAAATGTGACCCTGGTCGGTTATGGAGTACCGCACGGTCAAGCTGCTTCTCGCCGCCAGCGCCGCGGGCCAGTTGTTCCCACCACGGCTGCAGTAGCCGCCGCCGCAGCTGAATTGCCAGTGGCACACAACCCAGCCAGTGAATTGCCAATTGCCACCCCTGATTTGCCGCATGAGCCGGTAGTAGCCAAGCCCCCGGTTCGCAAATTGGCCCGTGATCTAAATGTGGACATCAGCACGGTTCGCGGTTCAGGAATTGGCGGCGAAATTACTCGCGAAGATATTTTGGCCGGCGCAACCCAGGCCAGTGTTTTCCGGAACCTAACCACGCCTGAGGCACCGAAAGAGCGCGAAGAGCGCATCCCGGTTAAGGGTGTTCGCAAAGCGATCGCCAGCGCCATGGTTAAGTCGGCTTTCACTGCACCGCACGTCAGCATTTTTGTCGACGTCGATGCCACCCGCACCATGGAATATGTGAAGCGTTTGAAAAACTCGACCGACTTCGCCGGGGTAAAGGTTACACCGCTGCTAATTATGGCTAAGGCCATGATTTGGGCTGTGCGCCGAAACCCAACCGTGAACTCCACCTGGACCGATGAAGAAATCATCGTGCACAACTATGTGAACTTCGGCATTGCCGCGGCTACCCCGCGCGGCCTGATTGTGCCCAACATCAAAGACGCCGACAAAATGTCAATGCTCGAGTTGGCCAAGTCAATTGAGCAGCTGGCGGTAACGGCCCGCGAGGGTAAAACATCTCCGCAAGAAATGTCGAACGGAACAATCACGCTCACCAACATCGGTGTTTTCGGCGTTGATACCGGAACCCCGATTTTGAATCCTGGCGAGGTTGGCATCGTCGCTCTCGGATCAATTCGACCAAAACCTTGGGTGGTCAACAACGAAATCGTGGTTCGACAAATCACCACTATCGGTGCCACCTTTGACCACCGAGTTGTTGACGGCGACGTGGCCTCACGCTTCGTGCAAGATGTGGCTTCGGTGATTGAAGAGCCGGCACTGCTGCTCGACTAA
- the dnaB gene encoding replicative DNA helicase has protein sequence MSLVAVSPIDPSRGNERMLPHDDLAEQSALGGMLLSTEAVAEVQEEVRGVDFYSPKHEIIYDAILTLFAKGEPTDVITVTDELTKSGNLAKAGGADYLHTLTAIVPTAANASFYAKIVAEKATLRRLVEVGTRIAQLGYANEGEVEDLVNQAQSDVYAVTRGAMSEDYVALNDSIEAAIHEIEAAVKRGGDMVGVPTGFTDLDELTHGLHGGQLVIVAARPAVGKSTLALDFARHAAIKANKATIFFSLEMGRAEIAMRMLSAEAQIPLQSLRKGNLQDSDWAKLAATRGQINDAPLFIDDSPNMTLVEIRAKCRRLAQRIDLKMVVIDYLQLMTSGKKVESRQQEVSEFSRALKLLAKELNVPVIAISQLNRQAEQTKDKKPEISHLRESGSLEQDADVVILLHREAIGEKDHPRAAEADIILAKQRNGPTGTITVAFQGHYSRFMNMKN, from the coding sequence ATGTCGCTAGTCGCCGTATCGCCAATCGATCCCAGTCGCGGCAACGAGCGCATGCTTCCTCACGATGATTTAGCCGAACAAAGTGCATTGGGTGGCATGCTGCTCTCTACCGAGGCTGTTGCCGAGGTTCAAGAAGAAGTTCGAGGCGTCGATTTTTATTCGCCAAAGCACGAAATCATTTACGACGCGATTCTCACACTCTTTGCCAAAGGCGAGCCGACCGACGTAATCACGGTAACCGACGAACTAACCAAGTCGGGCAATCTTGCAAAAGCTGGCGGTGCCGACTACCTGCACACCCTTACGGCAATCGTGCCAACCGCGGCCAACGCATCCTTTTACGCAAAAATTGTTGCCGAAAAAGCCACCCTGCGTCGCCTGGTTGAAGTTGGCACTCGCATTGCCCAGCTTGGCTATGCCAATGAGGGCGAAGTCGAAGACCTGGTTAATCAAGCCCAAAGCGATGTTTACGCGGTTACTCGCGGGGCAATGAGCGAAGACTATGTCGCCCTAAACGACAGCATCGAAGCAGCCATCCACGAAATCGAAGCTGCGGTCAAGCGCGGCGGCGACATGGTCGGTGTGCCAACCGGGTTCACCGACCTCGACGAACTTACTCACGGGTTACACGGTGGCCAGTTGGTAATCGTCGCGGCTCGTCCAGCGGTTGGTAAATCAACCCTGGCCCTAGATTTTGCCCGGCACGCGGCAATCAAAGCCAATAAGGCAACTATTTTCTTCTCGCTTGAAATGGGCCGCGCCGAAATTGCCATGCGCATGCTTTCAGCCGAGGCACAAATTCCGCTGCAAAGTTTGCGTAAGGGCAACTTGCAAGACTCCGACTGGGCCAAACTGGCCGCCACCCGCGGTCAGATCAACGATGCTCCGCTATTCATCGACGACTCACCAAACATGACCCTCGTTGAAATTCGAGCTAAGTGCCGACGCTTGGCTCAGCGCATCGATCTAAAAATGGTGGTTATCGACTACCTACAGCTGATGACCTCGGGCAAAAAAGTTGAATCTCGACAGCAAGAAGTTTCAGAATTTTCGCGTGCGCTCAAGCTTTTGGCAAAAGAACTCAACGTTCCGGTCATTGCCATTTCACAGTTAAACCGTCAAGCCGAGCAAACCAAAGACAAAAAACCAGAAATTTCGCATCTTCGAGAGTCGGGCTCGCTTGAACAAGACGCCGATGTGGTTATTTTGCTGCACCGCGAGGCAATCGGCGAAAAAGATCACCCGAGAGCTGCAGAGGCCGACATCATTTTGGCTAAGCAACGAAACGGACCAACCGGAACCATCACTGTGGCGTTCCAAGGGCATTATTCGCGCTTCATGAATATGAAAAACTAG
- a CDS encoding metal ABC transporter solute-binding protein, Zn/Mn family, which translates to MKFRAAVSAAIALVGVLVLSGCSPTAPESEKPQVVASLSVWGNLATYIGGDKIDVTNLINSSSQDPHSYEASARDQLALSKADLVLANGGGFDPFIDQLLAASDKKPNLLKVENLALAIDFASNEHAWYSLPTVQIVATEIAAELKKIDSANAEFYQAGLDSVMTELAATATKAATLAEQTSGKTAITTEPLVDYLLTDLGITSKTPTSFAEAIEEERDASVADLEAVAALIRDRQVDMLVVNSSTVTGQIEYLVGEAEKADIPVFEFAELPEQGESYSSWLDFYIETMDAYFE; encoded by the coding sequence ATGAAGTTTCGTGCCGCAGTTTCCGCAGCAATTGCACTAGTTGGCGTCCTGGTTTTGAGCGGCTGTTCCCCGACTGCACCCGAAAGTGAAAAGCCACAGGTAGTGGCATCGTTGTCGGTTTGGGGAAATCTGGCTACCTACATCGGCGGCGACAAGATTGACGTGACCAACCTAATTAACAGTTCCAGTCAAGATCCGCATTCCTATGAGGCATCTGCCCGTGACCAGCTGGCGCTGAGCAAAGCAGATCTTGTCCTTGCCAACGGTGGCGGATTCGATCCGTTCATCGACCAGTTATTGGCAGCCAGCGACAAGAAACCAAACCTACTCAAGGTTGAAAACTTGGCTTTGGCAATCGACTTTGCCAGCAATGAGCATGCTTGGTACAGCCTGCCCACGGTGCAAATTGTGGCAACTGAAATTGCTGCCGAACTTAAAAAAATTGACTCGGCTAACGCCGAGTTCTATCAGGCCGGCCTCGATTCGGTGATGACCGAACTGGCCGCAACCGCCACCAAAGCCGCCACACTGGCCGAACAAACTAGCGGAAAAACCGCAATCACCACCGAACCGCTGGTCGACTACCTGCTCACCGATCTTGGTATTACCTCAAAAACACCGACTTCATTTGCCGAGGCAATCGAAGAAGAACGTGACGCTAGCGTGGCTGATTTAGAAGCAGTCGCCGCCCTTATTCGTGATCGCCAAGTAGACATGCTGGTAGTGAACTCAAGCACGGTCACCGGGCAAATTGAGTACCTGGTCGGCGAAGCCGAAAAAGCAGATATCCCGGTTTTTGAATTTGCTGAGTTGCCAGAACAGGGAGAAAGCTACTCGAGCTGGTTAGATTTCTACATTGAAACTATGGATGCTTATTTCGAGTGA